In a genomic window of Candidatus Cetobacterium colombiensis:
- a CDS encoding YibE/F family protein: MKKILLPFLVIVSILVMAIYSPKFSENLKGKVKFPQEFVQGEVTKVIEEELMKDPVMKGKFRGGQTLEVKILEGKYKGETFKVYNSLSALHNVYANVGLKAIFTVKEDKAKPTVWLYNLKRDRAIHLLGAIFIGAVLVLGKLKGVKSLLALAFTGSVIIYILLPLLFKGVDPISTSILLSSLIIIVSFLLIGGYDRKTYSAIIGTISGITMAGLISYGFGKVMNLSGLNLSEGQQLLYITRDFKLQIEGLLFVSILIASLGAVMDVAMSISSSVNEIHQHKPTLSSKELFDSAMVIGRDIVGTMINTLILAFAGGSLPLMMMIWGYGMVYQQFINIPAIAIEIVNALAGSIGIIATVPITAVVSIILIKRKGEEN; the protein is encoded by the coding sequence TAGTAATGGCTATATATTCTCCAAAATTTAGTGAAAATTTAAAGGGAAAAGTAAAGTTTCCACAAGAATTTGTTCAAGGAGAAGTTACCAAAGTAATTGAAGAAGAATTGATGAAAGATCCTGTGATGAAAGGAAAATTTAGAGGAGGTCAAACATTAGAAGTTAAAATCCTTGAAGGAAAATACAAGGGAGAGACTTTTAAAGTTTACAACTCTTTAAGTGCTTTACATAATGTATATGCTAATGTGGGATTAAAGGCTATATTTACTGTGAAAGAGGATAAAGCTAAACCTACTGTTTGGTTGTATAATTTAAAAAGAGACCGAGCTATTCATCTATTAGGAGCAATTTTTATAGGAGCAGTTTTAGTTTTAGGAAAATTAAAAGGAGTTAAATCGCTATTAGCGTTAGCCTTTACAGGATCAGTAATAATTTATATTTTATTACCTTTACTTTTTAAAGGTGTGGATCCAATTTCAACATCAATATTGTTATCATCTTTGATAATAATAGTTAGTTTTTTATTAATAGGTGGATATGATAGAAAAACTTATTCAGCTATAATAGGAACTATTAGTGGAATTACAATGGCAGGGTTAATATCATATGGATTTGGAAAAGTAATGAATTTAAGTGGATTAAATCTATCAGAAGGGCAGCAACTTTTATATATAACAAGAGATTTTAAATTACAAATAGAAGGACTACTATTTGTATCCATATTGATAGCTTCTTTAGGAGCTGTTATGGATGTAGCGATGTCTATTTCATCTTCAGTCAATGAAATACATCAACATAAACCAACGTTGTCATCAAAGGAACTGTTTGATTCTGCTATGGTTATAGGTAGAGACATTGTAGGGACGATGATAAATACTTTAATACTTGCTTTTGCAGGAGGTTCGTTACCTTTAATGATGATGATATGGGGATATGGAATGGTATATCAACAGTTTATAAATATACCAGCAATTGCAATAGAAATTGTAAATGCACTAGCAGGAAGTATAGGAATAATAGCAACTGTTCCAATAACAGCTGTTGTTTCAATAATATTAATAAAAAGAAAAGGGGAGGAAAATTAG